Proteins from a single region of Abyssalbus ytuae:
- a CDS encoding mechanosensitive ion channel family protein, protein MEEIEDIKDSLLDKIKDFLDLIVYNNNDDSVQITIGLILLVIVIFIITSLVLRGIRRLVTKKLPYEDKIKFTSIFSFAKWFIYVIVLLIVFDSVGINVTAIFAASAALLVGIGLALQTFFQDILAGIFILIDQTVHVGDIIEIDGKVGRVTSIHLRTTRAVTLDNKVLIIPNHKYLTSILFNWTQNDVITRESITVGVAYGSNVEMVKELLLQAAKSHEKILKDPEPSVMFSDFGDSALIFKLWFTINDSFTRFSIQSDLRFEVDKLFRENNITIPFPQRDIHIFQQKSE, encoded by the coding sequence ATGGAAGAGATAGAGGATATAAAAGATAGTCTTCTGGATAAAATAAAAGACTTTCTGGATTTAATTGTTTATAACAATAATGACGATTCAGTACAAATAACAATTGGATTAATATTGCTTGTTATTGTAATTTTTATAATAACATCACTTGTTTTAAGAGGTATAAGAAGATTGGTAACTAAAAAGTTGCCATACGAAGACAAAATTAAATTTACTTCTATTTTTTCTTTTGCTAAATGGTTTATTTATGTAATAGTACTTTTAATAGTTTTTGATTCTGTCGGAATTAATGTTACGGCAATTTTTGCTGCATCTGCGGCTTTATTGGTTGGTATTGGTCTGGCCCTGCAAACATTTTTTCAGGATATTTTAGCAGGAATTTTCATTTTGATAGATCAAACTGTACATGTAGGAGATATAATAGAAATTGACGGAAAGGTGGGCAGAGTTACCTCCATACATTTAAGAACCACAAGGGCAGTTACTTTAGATAATAAAGTACTTATTATACCCAACCATAAGTATTTAACTTCCATTTTATTTAACTGGACACAGAACGATGTTATAACCCGCGAGAGTATTACCGTGGGAGTAGCCTATGGAAGTAATGTAGAAATGGTTAAGGAATTATTATTGCAGGCAGCAAAATCCCACGAAAAAATATTAAAAGATCCGGAACCTTCGGTAATGTTTTCTGATTTTGGAGATAGTGCATTAATTTTTAAATTGTGGTTTACAATTAATGATAGTTTCACCCGCTTTAGTATTCAAAGTGATTTAAGGTTTGAAGTAGACAAGTTATTCAGAGAAAACAACATTACTATACCTTTTCCTCAAAGAGATATTCATATTTTTCAACAAAAAAGCGAGTAA
- a CDS encoding ABC transporter permease, translating into MNHLFLVVKREYFVKVRNKSFILMTFLSPLIFLGLFSLVAYLSQLNKNQIKTISILDESSQFSGEFQNDVYTNYQYLENVTLDDAKKLVKEGDVYGLLYFPALPPDDLAENIQFFSKESPSLHVIEGLTKKIEKRLFNLNLDENGVDVSIIDRARVYVDISLEDFAGEKTSRLTNVLKLIFGGSAGYLLMMFIIIYGNMIMRSVIEEKTNRIIEIIISSVKPVQLMLGKIIGTSLAGITQFLIWTFVGFILITVVSLIFGIDVAQMKAEQGEMMMHTVASSKMEGMVTTGLMELYKLPLGTIIICFIIYFIGGYLLYSSFYAAIGAAVDNETDTQQFMLPVIMPLMLAIYVGIFTVIDDPHGTVSTLFSYIPLTSPIVMLMRIPFGVSWWEITLSVLLLYATFMGTVWFASKIYRVGILMYGKKPTYKELYKWLKY; encoded by the coding sequence ATGAATCATTTATTTCTGGTTGTAAAAAGGGAATATTTTGTTAAAGTAAGAAATAAGTCTTTTATATTAATGACGTTTCTTAGCCCGCTTATTTTTTTGGGATTATTTTCCCTGGTTGCTTATTTATCCCAATTAAATAAAAATCAGATAAAAACCATTTCAATTCTAGATGAATCTTCTCAGTTTAGCGGTGAGTTTCAAAATGATGTATATACCAATTATCAATATCTGGAAAATGTAACCCTTGACGATGCCAAAAAGCTGGTAAAAGAAGGTGATGTATACGGTTTACTTTATTTTCCTGCTTTACCTCCCGATGACCTTGCAGAGAATATTCAGTTTTTTTCTAAAGAATCTCCCAGTTTACATGTAATAGAAGGTCTTACTAAAAAAATTGAGAAACGGCTTTTTAACCTGAATTTAGATGAAAATGGAGTAGATGTTTCCATTATTGATAGGGCCAGGGTTTATGTCGATATTTCACTGGAGGATTTTGCAGGAGAAAAAACTTCCAGGCTTACCAATGTGCTGAAACTTATTTTTGGAGGATCGGCCGGTTATTTACTTATGATGTTTATCATTATTTATGGAAATATGATAATGCGTAGCGTTATAGAAGAAAAAACGAACCGGATAATTGAAATTATAATATCTTCCGTAAAGCCTGTTCAACTAATGCTTGGAAAAATAATAGGGACTTCACTGGCAGGAATAACCCAGTTTTTAATATGGACTTTTGTCGGATTTATATTAATTACAGTAGTATCATTAATATTTGGTATCGATGTAGCCCAAATGAAAGCAGAACAGGGAGAAATGATGATGCATACAGTCGCATCAAGTAAAATGGAAGGAATGGTTACAACCGGGCTGATGGAATTATATAAACTCCCTTTAGGAACAATAATTATCTGTTTTATCATATATTTTATCGGCGGATATTTACTTTACAGTTCTTTTTATGCAGCTATTGGTGCGGCTGTTGATAATGAAACAGATACCCAGCAGTTTATGTTGCCGGTTATTATGCCTCTTATGCTGGCAATTTATGTGGGCATTTTTACGGTAATTGATGATCCGCACGGAACGGTCTCTACCTTGTTTTCATACATACCTTTAACCTCTCCCATCGTGATGTTAATGCGCATACCCTTTGGTGTGAGTTGGTGGGAAATAACATTATCTGTACTTTTATTATATGCTACCTTTATGGGTACTGTTTGGTTTGCCTCCAAAATTTACCGGGTGGGAATATTGATGTATGGAAAAAAACCAACTTATAAAGAACTTTATAAATGGCTAAAGTACTAA
- a CDS encoding ABC transporter ATP-binding protein — MSNLLVAENVTKKYGSYTALDNVSIEVPRGNIFGLLGPNGAGKTSLIRIINQIIYPDKGKVYFNGEPLQTRHIGLIGYLPEERGLYKSMKVGEQAVYLAQLKGLSKTEAKNRLEYWFERLEIGDWWNKKVQELSKGMAQKIQFIVTVLHQPKLLIFDEPFSGFDPINANLIKDEILRLKDNGATVIFSTHRMESVEELCDHIALINKSKKILDGKLVDIKKQFKNNTFEVGLELENKTGLKNKLSEKFLVTDAGFKSVGEELKLRIQLQNGTTSNELLEYLTQEANVTHFVEVIPSVNDIFIKAVKDN, encoded by the coding sequence ATGAGTAATTTATTGGTTGCAGAGAATGTTACCAAAAAATATGGGAGTTATACGGCTTTAGATAATGTTTCAATTGAAGTACCACGCGGAAATATTTTTGGGCTTTTGGGTCCAAACGGTGCAGGAAAAACCTCTTTGATCCGAATAATAAATCAAATTATATATCCTGATAAAGGAAAGGTATATTTTAACGGGGAGCCACTACAAACCCGACATATTGGTTTAATTGGCTATCTGCCCGAAGAGAGGGGTCTGTACAAAAGTATGAAAGTTGGAGAGCAGGCAGTTTATCTGGCACAGCTTAAAGGACTAAGTAAGACTGAGGCAAAAAACAGGCTTGAGTATTGGTTTGAACGCTTGGAAATAGGAGACTGGTGGAACAAAAAAGTTCAGGAACTTTCAAAAGGAATGGCCCAGAAAATTCAGTTTATAGTAACGGTTTTACATCAACCCAAACTTCTTATTTTTGATGAGCCGTTTAGTGGCTTTGATCCTATTAATGCCAACCTTATAAAAGATGAAATCCTGCGCTTAAAAGATAACGGAGCAACCGTAATATTTTCTACTCACCGTATGGAATCGGTAGAAGAATTATGTGATCATATTGCACTTATTAATAAGTCCAAAAAAATTCTGGACGGTAAACTTGTAGACATAAAAAAACAGTTCAAAAATAATACCTTTGAAGTAGGATTGGAATTAGAAAACAAAACCGGATTAAAAAATAAGTTATCTGAAAAATTTTTAGTAACCGATGCTGGTTTTAAAAGTGTTGGGGAGGAACTTAAATTAAGAATACAACTTCAAAACGGTACCACTTCAAACGAACTTTTGGAATATTTAACACAGGAAGCAAACGTTACCCATTTTGTGGAAGTAATACCAAGTGTAAACGACATTTTTATAAAAGCAGTAAAAGATAATTAA
- the dnaJ gene encoding molecular chaperone DnaJ, with product MKQDYYEILGVSKGASAAEIKKAYRKKAIEYHPDKNPGDKEAEEKFKKAAEAYEVLSDPDKKARYDQFGHAAFEGAGGFGGGGMNMEDIFSQFGDIFGSAFGGGFSGFGGFGGGGRARVKGSNLRIRVKLTLEEVANGVEKKVKVRRKVQAPGVTYKTCPTCHGTGQVTRITNTILGRMQTSTTCNACGGSGQIMDKRPSDADAHGLKVKEETVSIKIPAGVSDGMQLKVSGKGNEAPGDGIPGDLLVAIEEQEHQTLKREGDNLHYDLYISISEAVLGTSKEIDTVTGKVRIKLEEGIQSGKILRLRGKGIPSINGYGAGDLLVHVNVWTPKTLNREQKDFFEKMMYDDNFSPKPEKSDKSFFEKVKDMFS from the coding sequence ATGAAGCAAGATTATTACGAAATACTGGGAGTATCCAAAGGAGCATCAGCTGCCGAAATAAAAAAGGCATATCGCAAAAAAGCTATAGAATATCATCCTGATAAAAATCCCGGAGATAAAGAAGCCGAAGAAAAGTTTAAAAAAGCAGCCGAGGCTTATGAAGTATTAAGTGATCCTGATAAAAAGGCAAGGTACGACCAGTTTGGCCATGCAGCATTTGAAGGAGCAGGAGGCTTCGGAGGGGGCGGTATGAATATGGAAGATATTTTTAGCCAGTTCGGAGATATCTTCGGTAGTGCATTTGGCGGTGGATTCAGTGGTTTTGGAGGTTTTGGCGGTGGCGGAAGAGCAAGGGTAAAAGGTAGTAACCTCCGTATAAGAGTAAAGCTTACTCTTGAAGAAGTTGCTAATGGTGTGGAAAAGAAGGTAAAAGTACGACGAAAAGTGCAAGCTCCGGGAGTTACTTATAAAACATGTCCTACCTGTCATGGTACAGGCCAGGTAACAAGAATAACAAATACCATTTTAGGCCGTATGCAAACTTCTACAACATGTAACGCATGTGGCGGAAGCGGGCAAATTATGGATAAAAGACCATCCGATGCCGATGCACATGGCTTAAAAGTTAAAGAAGAAACAGTTTCTATTAAAATTCCGGCCGGAGTCTCAGACGGAATGCAATTAAAGGTTAGCGGAAAAGGAAATGAAGCACCGGGTGATGGTATACCAGGCGATTTATTGGTTGCTATTGAAGAACAGGAACATCAAACTTTAAAAAGAGAAGGAGATAACCTTCATTACGATCTTTATATTAGTATTTCTGAAGCTGTGTTGGGAACATCTAAAGAAATAGATACGGTTACAGGTAAAGTAAGGATTAAACTGGAAGAAGGAATCCAGTCAGGTAAAATATTAAGATTACGTGGAAAAGGAATACCAAGTATAAACGGGTACGGAGCAGGAGATCTTTTAGTTCATGTTAATGTATGGACACCTAAAACACTTAACAGGGAGCAAAAAGATTTTTTTGAAAAGATGATGTATGATGACAATTTTTCACCTAAACCGGAGAAAAGTGATAAATCATTTTTCGAAAAGGTAAAAGATATGTTTTCATGA
- a CDS encoding nucleotide exchange factor GrpE, translating into MSKKKKDIKENDVITEENVNNEVNEVDETVEETGETSVEDQLQNELKKEKDKFLRLFAEFENYKKRTTKERIELFKTASQDVMLAMLPVLDDFDRALVQISASEDKEMLKGVELISDKFKNTLKNKGLEQIEVKQGDVFDAEIHEAITQVPAPSEELKGKIIDIVEKGYKLGDKIIRHPKVVVGQ; encoded by the coding sequence ATGAGTAAGAAAAAAAAAGACATAAAAGAGAATGATGTGATTACAGAAGAAAATGTTAACAATGAAGTTAACGAAGTTGATGAAACTGTTGAAGAAACAGGGGAAACTTCTGTAGAAGATCAGTTACAAAATGAATTGAAAAAAGAAAAGGATAAATTTTTACGTTTATTTGCCGAATTTGAGAATTATAAAAAACGGACCACCAAAGAGCGAATAGAATTGTTTAAAACTGCAAGCCAGGATGTAATGTTGGCAATGCTACCGGTTTTAGATGATTTTGACAGGGCTTTGGTGCAAATTTCAGCGTCAGAAGACAAGGAAATGCTAAAAGGAGTTGAACTTATAAGTGATAAGTTTAAAAACACTTTAAAAAATAAAGGACTTGAACAAATTGAAGTAAAACAGGGAGATGTTTTTGACGCAGAAATTCATGAAGCCATTACCCAGGTTCCTGCACCATCTGAAGAATTAAAAGGCAAGATTATTGATATAGTAGAAAAAGGATATAAATTGGGAGATAAAATTATTCGTCACCCTAAAGTTGTCGTTGGTCAATAA
- a CDS encoding YceI family protein has protein sequence MKIFSNFAVILALVAFTTACKKEKKNETTATEAEVVAEAPVAAVKYKAIPAESTIEWKGSKPTGNHTGTVAIESGTVSVKEGQIESGSFIIDMNTITVTDLKAGDGKEDLEAHLKGSVEDKKDHFFDVAKFPNAAFEITEVKEAEGKTMLSGNLTLKGVKKNISFPVTVTEEGDNFTLTSEPFTINRTDWGVNYGSKSVFDNLGDKFINDDIELKITLKASKA, from the coding sequence ATGAAGATTTTCTCAAATTTTGCAGTTATTCTTGCTCTTGTAGCCTTTACAACAGCTTGTAAAAAAGAAAAGAAAAATGAAACTACAGCAACTGAAGCCGAAGTAGTAGCTGAAGCACCTGTGGCTGCGGTAAAATATAAAGCTATCCCGGCTGAAAGCACAATTGAATGGAAAGGATCTAAACCTACCGGTAACCACACAGGTACTGTTGCTATCGAATCGGGAACAGTTTCGGTGAAAGAAGGACAAATTGAGAGTGGTTCATTTATTATAGACATGAACACTATTACCGTTACCGACCTTAAGGCAGGGGATGGTAAAGAAGACCTTGAAGCACATTTAAAAGGTTCTGTAGAAGACAAAAAAGACCATTTCTTTGACGTTGCCAAATTTCCTAATGCAGCTTTTGAAATAACAGAAGTTAAAGAAGCAGAAGGAAAAACAATGCTTTCAGGTAATTTAACATTAAAAGGCGTTAAGAAAAATATTTCGTTTCCTGTTACCGTTACAGAAGAAGGGGATAATTTTACATTAACCAGCGAGCCTTTTACAATTAACAGAACTGACTGGGGTGTTAATTACGGTTCAAAGTCAGTTTTTGATAATTTAGGTGATAAATTTATTAATGATGATATAGAATTAAAAATCACCTTAAAAGCATCGAAAGCGTAA
- a CDS encoding TIGR01777 family oxidoreductase has translation MRILITGATGLIGQEIVKQCYEKGYSVNYLSRSKDKLQTKENYKGFYWNPSKGEIDRACIKGVDAIINLAGSPISQRWTSKNKEKIINSRVNSSDLLYTLLEQENITLKSIVSASAVGIYPNSLNNYYDEHDNETDHSFLGEVVEKWEMATDNLHKFTENLARVRVGLVLSEKGGMLPQITKPVKLYAGSVFGNGEQWQSWIHIEDIAHIFLYAVENKLAGIYNGVAPNPVTHKKMIKLIAGKLKKPLILPNIPEPLMKIILGEMAYLLYVSQRVSSDKIEEKGYTFKYSNINLALDNLLNKKPA, from the coding sequence ATGCGTATATTAATTACAGGTGCTACAGGACTAATTGGTCAGGAAATTGTAAAACAATGTTATGAGAAAGGATATAGTGTTAATTATTTGAGTAGGTCCAAAGACAAGCTTCAAACCAAAGAAAATTACAAAGGCTTTTATTGGAATCCGTCAAAGGGGGAGATAGACAGGGCATGTATAAAAGGAGTGGATGCAATAATAAATTTAGCAGGATCGCCTATTTCTCAAAGATGGACTTCAAAAAACAAGGAAAAAATAATAAACAGCAGGGTTAATTCTTCAGATTTATTGTATACGTTATTGGAGCAAGAAAATATTACTTTAAAATCTATTGTATCAGCATCAGCCGTTGGTATATATCCTAACTCTCTCAATAATTACTATGATGAGCATGATAATGAAACAGATCACTCTTTTTTAGGTGAGGTGGTAGAAAAGTGGGAAATGGCAACTGATAATCTGCACAAGTTTACAGAGAACCTTGCCAGGGTCAGAGTAGGGTTAGTACTTTCGGAAAAAGGAGGAATGTTACCACAAATAACCAAACCTGTTAAGCTTTATGCCGGAAGCGTTTTTGGCAACGGAGAGCAATGGCAAAGCTGGATACATATTGAAGATATAGCTCATATTTTTTTGTATGCTGTTGAAAATAAACTTGCAGGTATATACAATGGGGTGGCCCCTAATCCTGTAACTCATAAAAAGATGATTAAACTAATAGCTGGTAAATTAAAGAAGCCACTGATACTACCTAATATTCCGGAGCCATTAATGAAAATAATTTTAGGAGAAATGGCATATTTATTATATGTAAGCCAAAGAGTGAGTTCGGATAAAATTGAAGAAAAAGGCTATACTTTTAAGTATTCTAATATTAACCTGGCTTTGGATAATTTGTTAAATAAAAAGCCCGCTTAA
- the mnmD gene encoding tRNA (5-methylaminomethyl-2-thiouridine)(34)-methyltransferase MnmD, with protein MKRKIIKTSDGSTTIFLEEWNEHYHSKHGAINEAYHVFINNGLEEFRDTSVNILEIGFGTGLNAFITLIETPKLNLTVNYEGVEAYPVVKEEINKLNYVEELKAHHKKDSFNLMHDCEWGKKVEITSYFSLKKRQHFFSEIKDLNTFDLIYFDAFGARVQPELWDKEIFLKMYNALKEKGILVTYAAKGSVRRAMQEVGFKVERLPGPPGKREMLRAIKGSY; from the coding sequence TTGAAAAGAAAAATCATTAAAACTTCTGACGGATCTACAACTATTTTTTTGGAAGAGTGGAATGAACACTATCACTCCAAGCACGGAGCAATAAACGAGGCTTACCATGTTTTTATAAATAATGGGTTGGAAGAATTTAGGGATACTTCGGTTAATATACTCGAAATAGGTTTTGGTACGGGGTTAAATGCTTTTATCACACTTATAGAAACCCCCAAGTTAAACCTTACAGTGAATTATGAAGGAGTGGAGGCTTATCCGGTTGTAAAGGAAGAAATAAATAAACTTAATTATGTAGAAGAATTAAAAGCTCATCATAAAAAGGATAGTTTTAATTTGATGCATGATTGCGAATGGGGTAAAAAAGTAGAAATAACCTCTTACTTTTCTTTAAAAAAACGTCAACACTTTTTTTCTGAAATAAAAGACCTTAACACTTTTGACCTGATTTATTTTGATGCCTTCGGGGCAAGAGTTCAGCCGGAGCTATGGGATAAAGAAATTTTTCTTAAAATGTACAATGCCTTAAAGGAAAAGGGAATTTTGGTTACATATGCAGCCAAGGGAAGTGTAAGAAGAGCTATGCAGGAAGTAGGTTTTAAGGTAGAACGTTTACCCGGTCCTCCGGGCAAACGTGAAATGTTAAGGGCTATAAAGGGTTCATACTAA
- a CDS encoding branched-chain amino acid aminotransferase, producing MSNTTTLQLEVEKAKTSKINEVDFDNLAFGSVFTDHMFICDYVNGEWKTPKIIPYQSLVIDPSARVFHYGQAVFEGMKAYKDDNDQIWLFRPKDNFDRINKSSKRMAMPEFPEEYFFEGLKTLLNLDKDWIKKGLGNSLYIRPFVIASEPGVMASPAEEYKFIIICAPAQAYYGGEVRVKIADHYSRAASGGVGAAKTAGNYAAQFYPTKLAKEEGFQQVVWTDANTHEYLEEAGTMNVFFRIGDKLLTAPTNDRILDGITRKSVIEIAKDKGIDVEIRPVKVNEIVEAAKKGNLKEIFGSGTAAVITPVVGFGYKDKKWDLPKLTDAYSSVIKEAILNIQYNKSEDKYGWRYKA from the coding sequence ATGAGTAATACAACAACATTACAGCTTGAAGTAGAAAAAGCCAAGACATCAAAAATCAATGAAGTTGATTTTGATAATCTGGCTTTTGGAAGTGTTTTTACTGATCATATGTTTATATGTGATTATGTAAATGGTGAATGGAAAACTCCTAAAATTATTCCTTACCAATCACTGGTCATTGACCCTTCGGCAAGAGTTTTCCACTATGGACAGGCTGTTTTTGAAGGAATGAAAGCATATAAGGATGATAATGACCAGATCTGGCTTTTCAGACCAAAAGATAATTTTGACAGAATTAATAAATCGTCAAAAAGAATGGCAATGCCTGAATTTCCTGAAGAATATTTCTTTGAAGGATTAAAAACCCTGTTAAATTTAGACAAAGACTGGATTAAAAAAGGTTTAGGAAATTCATTATACATAAGACCTTTTGTTATCGCTTCCGAGCCAGGTGTTATGGCATCACCGGCAGAAGAATACAAATTTATAATTATTTGTGCACCTGCCCAGGCTTATTATGGAGGTGAGGTAAGAGTTAAAATTGCCGACCACTACAGCAGGGCAGCCAGTGGAGGTGTTGGTGCTGCTAAAACTGCCGGTAATTATGCTGCTCAGTTTTATCCAACAAAACTTGCCAAGGAAGAAGGTTTTCAACAAGTAGTATGGACAGATGCCAACACACATGAGTACCTTGAAGAAGCTGGAACCATGAATGTATTTTTCAGAATTGGTGATAAACTTTTAACTGCACCTACCAATGACAGAATACTTGACGGAATAACCCGAAAAAGTGTGATTGAAATTGCAAAAGATAAAGGTATTGATGTAGAAATCAGGCCGGTAAAAGTGAATGAAATTGTTGAAGCCGCAAAAAAAGGAAATTTAAAGGAAATTTTTGGTAGTGGTACAGCTGCAGTTATAACCCCTGTAGTTGGATTTGGATACAAAGACAAAAAATGGGATCTCCCAAAACTGACAGATGCTTATTCTTCGGTTATTAAAGAAGCGATATTAAATATTCAGTATAATAAATCCGAAGATAAATACGGTTGGAGATATAAAGCATAA
- a CDS encoding nucleoside triphosphate pyrophosphohydrolase family protein, with product MKRNLEAVKEFHLAFGLGVLNEPKANIGENKFKLRFNLMSEENEEYLEAAKNNDVIEVADALGDMLYILCGTILEHGMQYKIEEVFEEIQRSNMSKLGMDGNPIYREDGKVMKGPNYFKPNIADILEK from the coding sequence ATGAAAAGAAATTTAGAAGCTGTTAAAGAATTTCATTTAGCATTTGGTCTTGGAGTTTTAAATGAGCCTAAAGCCAACATTGGAGAAAATAAATTTAAATTGCGTTTTAATTTGATGTCTGAAGAAAATGAAGAATATTTGGAAGCAGCTAAAAATAATGATGTTATAGAGGTGGCAGATGCTTTGGGAGATATGCTTTATATTTTATGTGGTACAATTTTAGAACATGGTATGCAATATAAGATTGAAGAAGTGTTTGAAGAAATTCAACGAAGTAACATGAGCAAATTGGGAATGGATGGAAACCCGATTTATAGGGAAGATGGAAAGGTTATGAAAGGCCCTAATTATTTTAAACCTAATATTGCAGATATTCTGGAAAAATAA
- a CDS encoding serine hydrolase domain-containing protein has product MKKKLFLLFLSLYVFFPLKAQTSSEGLNRIIDKVREEHDIPEITAAVIETDKIFYGISGIPRTVKSDIDILKSKIHLGTNSKTITSFIAMKMIEDGKISLDAKLGETVAELSSMNNSHMISLGDLLTNTSSVDAYDKEKDFKKMPSLSGSLFHKMTEFSRIALEKRSGDKTFSNAGYVMAALMLEKVANTPFNELLRKVLEEDLKLSCFTSVPDKTQLQNFWGSWGDSNLQIAHFASNPHLNSDYMVAAEGISMDIVDYSKIIQLSLNGLLGDNNYLNNDKYTLLHFNSDEYSYGWKNGILNTYKISFHENESTTYFLHAVIVPSNKIAIIIMSRKRDDSSKEGIYALRDILIENYSK; this is encoded by the coding sequence ATGAAAAAAAAATTATTCTTACTTTTTTTATCATTATATGTATTTTTCCCATTAAAAGCTCAAACTTCATCAGAAGGCCTTAACAGAATAATAGATAAGGTAAGGGAAGAACATGACATTCCTGAAATAACAGCCGCTGTTATAGAAACCGATAAAATATTTTATGGGATCAGTGGTATTCCCAGAACGGTTAAATCTGATATAGATATTTTAAAAAGCAAAATTCATTTAGGCACCAATAGCAAAACCATTACATCATTCATTGCCATGAAAATGATTGAAGATGGAAAAATTTCCCTGGATGCAAAATTAGGGGAAACAGTTGCGGAATTATCAAGTATGAATAACTCTCACATGATTTCCCTGGGCGATTTATTAACAAATACTTCTTCTGTTGATGCTTATGATAAAGAGAAAGATTTTAAAAAAATGCCTTCTTTGAGCGGTTCTTTATTTCACAAAATGACTGAGTTTTCCAGAATTGCCCTGGAAAAAAGATCGGGTGATAAAACCTTTTCAAATGCAGGTTATGTGATGGCAGCGCTAATGCTTGAAAAAGTCGCCAATACTCCTTTTAACGAACTGCTAAGAAAAGTACTCGAAGAAGATTTAAAATTAAGCTGCTTTACCAGTGTACCTGATAAAACACAACTTCAAAATTTTTGGGGGTCGTGGGGAGATAGCAATCTGCAAATAGCACATTTTGCTTCTAATCCTCACTTAAACAGTGATTATATGGTAGCAGCCGAAGGGATTTCAATGGACATTGTCGATTACTCCAAAATAATTCAATTAAGCCTGAATGGTTTACTTGGTGACAATAACTACCTAAATAATGATAAATATACACTATTGCATTTTAACTCTGATGAATATTCGTATGGTTGGAAAAATGGTATTTTGAACACTTACAAAATAAGTTTTCATGAAAATGAAAGTACCACTTATTTTTTACATGCCGTCATTGTACCAAGTAATAAAATAGCCATTATCATTATGTCCCGTAAAAGAGACGATTCAAGTAAAGAGGGCATTTACGCCTTAAGAGATATACTCATTGAAAATTATAGTAAGTAA
- a CDS encoding LytR/AlgR family response regulator transcription factor produces MTLFLFEDNQNDIECLKSALPNNYNLIFAGNIQEGKKIIGSTSFDVAIIDIFINNKPEGISLAQTINNLIPKKPVIFLTSSLDRTVFELAKYTEPSSYLIKPFNPIELQYAIELAFEEFFSQPAAFSIKNAVTLQDYIFIKFNKTISKVNIQELIYVKAEANYCNLFTKDKKYLIKVSLQKLLHNTLQSLFIQVHRNYVVNINMIKHIYLQDNLLVMINNEKIVLSHRFKSRFLKTVNLYQ; encoded by the coding sequence ATGACATTGTTTCTATTTGAAGATAATCAAAACGATATTGAGTGTTTAAAGAGTGCTCTGCCAAATAATTATAATTTGATTTTTGCAGGTAATATTCAGGAAGGCAAGAAAATTATAGGAAGTACTTCTTTTGATGTTGCCATTATAGATATTTTTATTAATAATAAACCCGAAGGTATTAGTTTAGCTCAAACAATTAATAATTTAATTCCCAAAAAACCTGTTATATTTCTGACTAGTAGTTTGGATAGAACAGTTTTTGAACTTGCCAAATATACAGAACCCAGCTCATATTTGATAAAACCTTTTAATCCGATAGAATTACAATATGCTATAGAGTTAGCTTTTGAAGAATTTTTCAGCCAACCAGCAGCCTTTTCAATTAAAAATGCAGTAACTCTTCAAGATTATATTTTTATAAAATTTAATAAAACAATCTCGAAAGTAAATATACAGGAACTTATATACGTAAAGGCTGAAGCTAATTATTGTAATTTATTTACTAAAGACAAAAAATATCTTATAAAGGTTTCATTACAAAAACTCTTACATAATACACTACAGTCATTATTTATTCAGGTACATAGAAACTATGTAGTAAATATAAATATGATAAAACATATATATTTGCAGGATAACCTTCTTGTGATGATTAATAATGAAAAAATCGTTTTAAGTCATCGTTTCAAGAGTCGATTTTTAAAAACAGTAAATCTATATCAATAG